One segment of Cutaneotrichosporon cavernicola HIS019 DNA, chromosome: 4 DNA contains the following:
- the CCT5 gene encoding uncharacterized protein (assists the folding of proteins upon ATP hydrolysis) has translation MSVDQINQINPGQAVYAQDENGRPFIIVREQGKKVRTHGLEAIRSHILAARSVTNIIKTSLGPRGLDKILISPDGDITVTNDGATILSQMEVEHQIAKLLVEVSKSQDDEIGDGTTGVVVLAGALLSSALSLLDRGIHPIRIADGYEKACEIAVAELDSVAETIEFSKDDTSNLLKTAKTSLGSKIVSIAHDKFAQIAVDAVLSVADLKRRDVDFELIKVDGKVGGSLDDTALVHGVVIDKDMSHPQMPTVVRDAKLAILTCPFEPPRPKTKHKLDIESVEEYKKLREYEKEKFMDMIRRVKDTGANLVICQWGFDDEANHLLMQNELPAVRWVGGPEIELIAIATNGRIVPRFEDLSADKLGHAGLVRELSFGTTKEKMLVIEECANSRAVTVFVRGSNKMIIDEAKRALHDAICVVRNLVRDNRVVYGGGAAEICASIAVSKKADEIPTIEQYAMRAFAQALDAVPLALAENSGLSPIDTLADVKSRQVTESNPRLGIDCMGKGESDMKKQFVYDPLISKRQQLLLATQVVRMILRVDDVITSVDDVTG, from the exons ATGTCGGTCGACCAGATCAACCAGATCAACCCCGGGCAGGCCGTCTACGCTCAGGACGAG aacGGCCGGCCGTTCATCATCGTCCGCGAGCAGGGCAAGAAGGTCCGCACGCATGGTCTCGAGGCTATCCGC AGCCACATCCTTGCCGCGCGTTCAG TCACCAACATTATCAAGACGTCGCTCGGcccgcgcggcctcgacaaGATCCTCATCTCGCCTGACGGCGATATCACCGTCACCAACGACGGCGCAACCATCCTCTCCCAGATGGAGGTTGAGCACCAGATTGCAaagctcctcgtcgaggtgtCCAAGTCgcaggacgacgagattgGCGACGGCACCACTGGTGTTGTTG TACTTGCCGGCGCTCTCCTTTCTTCCGCTCTGTCGCTGCTCGACCGCGGTATCCACCCCATCCGTATTGCGGACGGGTACGAGAAGGCGTGCGAGAttgccgttgccgagcttgacagTGTCGCTGAGACT ATTGAGTTTAGCAAGGACGACACTAGCAACCTGCTCAAGACGGCCAAGACGTCGCTTGGGTCCAAGAT CGTTTCCATTGCCCACGACAAGTTTGCTCAGATCGCCGTTGACGCCGTCCTCTCggtcgccgacctcaagcgTCGTGACGTCGACTTTGAGCTCATCAAggtcgacggcaaggtcggtggctcgctcgacgacacTGCTCTCGTCCATGGTGTTGTCATCGACAAGGACATGTCCCACCCTCAGATGCCCACTGTCGtccgcgacgccaagctcgccatTCTCACATGCCCGTTCGAGCCTCCCCGCCCCAAGACCAAGCACAAGCTCGACATTGAGAGCGTTGAGGAGTACAAGAAGCTGCGCGAGtacgagaaggagaagtTCATGGACATGATCAGGCG AGTCAAGGACACCGGCGCGAACCTCGTCATCTGCCAGTGGGGTTTCGATGACGAGGCCAACCACCTGCTCATGCAGAACGAGCTCCCGGCCGTCCGCTGGGTTGGTGGCCCGGAGATTGAATTGATCGCTATTGCCACCAACGGCCGAATTGTTCCTCGCTTCGAGGACCTCAGCGCTGACAAGCTTGGCCACGCTGGTctcgtccgcgagctcTCGTTCGGCACCACCAAGGAGAAGATGCTCGTTATTGAGGAGTGTGCCAACTCGCGTGCCGTCACCGTTTTCGTCCGCGGAAGCAACAAGATG atcatcgacgaggccaagcgcgcccTCCACGACGCCATTTGCGTCGTCCGCAACCTTGTCCGGGATAACCGTGTCGTGTACGGCGGAGGTGCTGCTGAGATTTGTGCCTCGATTGCCGTGTCCAAaaaggccgacgag ATCCCTACGATTGAGCAGTACGCTATGCGGGCATTTGCTCAagccctcgacgccgtgcCTCTGGCGCTCGCTGAGAATTCCGGTCTTTCCCCGATCGACACCCTTGCCGACGTCAAGTCGAGGCAAGTTACGGAGAGCAACCCGCGCCTTGGTATCGACTGTAtgggcaagggcgagagcg ACATGAAGAAGCAGTTTGTGTACGACCCTCTCATTTCGAAGCGCCAGCAGCTCCTTCTGGCTACGCAGGTTGTGCGTATGATtctgcgcgtcgacgatgtCATCACGTCGGTGGACGATGTCACTGGATAG
- the CIT1 gene encoding uncharacterized protein (Belongs to the citrate synthase family), which translates to MLSSTRIALRQQLRANANRQFSASSAVSAQSLKERLAELIPKEIENVKEVRAKYGNKSFGDNTVDQMYGGMRGVKGLVWEGSVLDADEGIRFRGLSIPEAQKALPKAPGGSEPLPEGLFWLLVTGEVPTDEQVKGLSAEWAARAEIPDFVKELLDRCPNTLHPMSQFSLAVTALNHDSAFAKAYANGVNKKEYWQTTYEDSMDLIAKLPAIAARIFRNVYGDGKVPAIDPTKDYSANFSNMLGYSSEEFIELMRLYITIHSDHEGGNVSAHTGHLVGSALSDPFLSYSAALNGLAGPLHGLANQEVLRWIQKMQGVVGNNPTDEKVAEYVWSTLKGGQVVPGYGHAVLRKTDPRYTAQREFALRHLPEDPLFKLVAQIYKIVPNILLEAGKAKNPWPNVDAHSGVLLTYYGLNQQDFYTVLFGVSRALGVASQLIWDRALGMPLERPKSFSTEAIKQMFAGKA; encoded by the exons atgctctcctcgacccGCATCGCTCTCCGCCAGCAG CTTCGCGCCAACGCGAACCGCCAgttctcggcgtcgtcggccgtTTCGGCTCagtcgctcaaggagcgcctcgccgagctcatccccaaggagattgagaaCGTCAAGGAGGTTCGCGCCAAGTACGGCAACAAGTCGTTTGGCGACAACACCGTCGACCAGATGTACGGTGGCATGCGTGGCGTCAAG GGCCTCGTGTGGGAGGGctccgtcctcgacgccgacgagggtATCCGTTTCCGTGGTCTCTCGATCCCGGAGGCGCAGAAGGCGCTCCCCAAGGCGCCCGGTGGCTCTGAGCCCCTTCCCGAGGGTCTCTTCtggctcctcgtcaccggcGAGGTCCCCACCGACGAGCAGGTCAAGGGCCTCTCTGCCGAGTGGGCCGCTCGCGCCGAGATCCCCGACTTTGTCAAGGAGCTCCTTGACCGCTGCCCCAACACCCTCCACCCCATGAGCCAGTtctcgctcgccgtcacTGCCCTCAACCACGACTCTGCCTTCGCCAAGGCTTACGCCAACGGTGTCAACAAGAAGGAGTACTGGCAGACCACCTACGAGGACTCGATGGACCTCATTGCCAAGCTTCCCGCCATTGCCGCTCGCATCTTCCGCAACGTTTacggcgacggcaaggtccCCGCCATTGACCCCACCAAGGACTACTCTGCCAACTTCTCCAACATGCTTGGCTACTCCTCGGAGGAGTTCATTGAGCTCATGCGTCTCTACATCACCATCCACTCTGAccacgagggcggcaaCGTCTCGGCCCACACCGgccacctcgtcggctcGGCCCTCTCCGACCCCTTCCTCTCGTACTCGGCTGCCCTTAACGGTCTTGCCGGTCCCCTCCACGGTCTCGCCAACCAGGAGGTCCTCCGCTGGATCCAGAAGATGCAGGGTGTTGTCGGCAACAACCCCACTGACGAGAAGGTCGCCGAGTACGTTTGGTCGACCCTCAAGGGTGGCCAGGTCGTCCCCGGTTACGGCCACGCCGTCCTCCGCAAGACCGACCCTCGCTACACCGCCCAGCGCGAGTTCGCcctccgccacctcccCGAGGACCCTCTCTTCAAGCTTGTTGCCCAGATCTACAAGATTGTCCCCAACATTCTCCTTGAGGCTGGCAAGGCCAAGA ACCCCTGGCCCAACGTCGACGCTCACTCGGgtgtcctcctcacctACTACGGCCTCAACCAGCAGGACTTCTACACCGTTCTCTTCGGTGTCTCGCGTGCTCTTGGTGTCGCCTCGCAGCTCATCTGGGACCGTGCCCTCGGCATGCCCCTCGAGCGCCCCAAGTCGTTCTCGACCGAGGCCATCAAGCAGATGTTCGCCGGCAAGGCCTAA